AACGATCGCTCCAACCGGATAGAACGATCGATCCAGGCTCTGCTAGGGTCTGGATAGATCGTTCGTTCTACACGGCGATCCACGCCGTGCCCTGCCGTGTGTTCCCCCGCCAGGGCGCGGCAGCCCAGTCGCGAGAGATTCCGAGGAGAACCATGAGCAAGCAGCCCGTCACCGTGATCGGACTGGGCCCGATGGGCCAGGCGATGGTGAGCACGTTCCTGGAGCAGGGGCACGCCGTGACGGTGTGGAACCGGACGCCCGCCAAGGCCGAGGCCCTGGTCGCCAAGGGCGCCGTCCTGGCCTCCACCGTGAGCGAGGCCCTCGCCGCCAACGAGCTGATCGTTCTCAGCCTCACCGACTACGACGCGGTCTACGCCGTCCTTGAGCAGGCGCCGGACGCCCTGTCCGGGAAGGTCATCGCCAACCTGAGCTCGGACACCCCCGAGCGGGCCCGCGAGGCCGCCAAGTGGGCGGAGCGGCACGGGGCGGTGCACATCACCGGCGGTGTGCAGGTTCCCCCGCCCATGATCGGCAAGCCGGAGTCCTCCACCTACTACAGCGGCCCGAAGGACGCCTTCGACAAGTACGAGAGCACCCTGAAGGTCCTGACCGGCGCCGACTTCCGCGGTGAGGACCCGGGTCTGGCCGCGATGTACTACCAGGCCCAGATGACCATCTTCTGGACCACGATGCTCAGCTTCTACCAGATGGTGGCGCTGGGGCAGGCCAACGGAGTCTCCGCCAAGGAACTGCTGCCGTACGCGACGATGATGACGCAGATGATGCCGCACTTCCTCGAGCTGTACGCGGGCCACGTCGACTCGGGCGAGTACCCCGGTGACGTGGACCGGCTGGCGATGGGCGCCGCCAGCGTCGACCACATCCTCCACACCCACAAGGACGCGGGCATCAGCACCGCCCTGCCCGCCGTCGTCGCGGAGATCTTCCACAAGGGCATGGACGCCGGCTTCGCCGACAACAGCTTCTCCAGCCTGATCGAGGTGCTGAAGAAGCCCAGCGCCTGACGTCGGCGCGGGCCGGCCGCGGTGAGGTGGCGGCCGGGCCCCGTTACGCGGTGGCTCCCGCCGGACCGGTGTCCGGCGGGAACCACCGCCGCGGTGCGTCTGCCCCGGTGTCACGCGGGAGGCCTGGGCCAGTCCATCAGCCGGCCCCGGGGATCACGGGCGCGGAGCCTCAGATGAGACCGGCCGCCTGCTCGGCCGCGCGGAGACCGGACTCGATGGCCCCTTCGATGAACGCGCCGTGCCAGCCGCGGGCGATGTCCGCCCCCGCGAAGAGAATGCGGCCGTGCGGCTGCTCGATGGCCGGGAACAGCGTGAGGAGCTGATTGGGCTTGCGCAGACCCCAGCCACCGTTGATGTATGGGGTTTTGCCCCACTCCATCACGCGGTAGTCGAGGAGCTCGGCGCCGGGGATGTAGGCGCGCACCGCCTCGAGCACCTTCGTCCGATTGCTCACGTCCAGGGACGGCCCCGCGAAGCCGACCATGATCCGGCCCTTGGACGTCTGCTGCTGCGGGATCAGCATGGGGAGCGCCGAACCCTCGGCCGCCTGCCCCTGAACGGCCGGCACCTGGCCGCGGAGCTGTATCCACACCTTGGTGGCGAGTGGCACCCCGATCCCCTGGGAGGCCGCCTGGGCGTGGGCGGTGGGCAGTCCGGGGCTGAAGGTGATGGACCGCCACGTGTTCGTGGGGGTGGCGACGACCACCACCGGGGAGGTGAACGTCTGCCCGTTCGAGGTCTCGACCGTCACCACCCCCTTGGCTTCGGTGATCTTGGTGACCGGTGTGCTGAGCCGGACGTCCGCCTTGGACTCGTTCAGCATCGCGGTCAGCAGCGCGCCCATCCCACCGACCGGCCGCAGGGTCATGGTGGTGGTGTAGGTGCCGTAGGACCCGCCGGAGAGCTGGATCCACTGCGCCATCCCGGTCAGTGAGCCGAGGGTGCTCTTTCCGCCCGAGTAGACCGAGGTCTCCCCGCTCAGGGTCGCCAGCTCCTCGGGTGCCAGCGATAACTTGCCGAGGCGGTCCTGTAGGGAGAGCGGGTCGACCGAGGCGAGTAGATCCTTGCGGTACAGCGGGTCGTGCGGACGCTCGAAGTACTTCTCCGACCCCTCGTAGAAGCTGTTCCACAGCGGCTCGACCACGGTCGCGGCCTGCTCCGGTGACACGGTCCGCAGACCGCTGGGCCCGGGCAGCACCACCTGCTCGGCCACCGTGTCGAGATACGTCCCGATGCCGTACCGCTTCAGCTCGGCGTGGACGAGTTCCTGCTGCGGGCCCAGCCAGGCGCCGCCCAGCTCCACCTGCTCCCCGCCGAACGTGGCGGTGAATATTCGGCCGCCGACGCGGTCGCGGGCCTCCAGCACCACGGGTTTCAGCCCGCGTGCCGCCAACTCGCGGGCCACCGTACCGCCGGCGTAGCCCGCCCCGATGACGATGGCGTCCGCCGCCGTGGCCCCCGCCGCACTCGCCCGGCCGGACGCCATCGTGCTGATGGACGCTCCGACGGCGGTGGCACCAACTGCCTTGATCAGTCCGCGCCTGCTGAGCGGACGGCGGGTGGGCTCCGCGGGGGTGTGACTGTGATGAGACATGACTTTCCTCTGCTACGTGCGTGTGTGGTGAGTCGAAGACGGTGCCCCGGAGAAAGACGCGGAGGCTTGGCAGATCAATGCCGGGACATACGCGGTCCGCGAAAGGCCCAGGGCAGGGTGGGGAAGGCTTCGGATTCACACGGCACCGATGGCGGTGAACCCCCCAGCGCCCGGCTTTGATACGTCGGACGCGATGGATGAATTAGCCGCGCGCGCAACCACGCGTGTTTCTTCAAGCCACCCCCGTGAGGCCGAATCGCCCCCGAGCCGTCTTGCCGACTCGGGATCAGTATGGAGGAACCGAGCACCGGCGGCGGCCCTGATTTCCTCACTCCGGTAATCGTCCGGTCTTCGGGCGCTCATCGCTTCGTCCCGGGCGGGTAACAACCGGTAATTCCGCGGAAAGAGAAGAGCCGGCGGGATGCCCGCCGGCTCCTGGGGAGTGCTGTCGTCCGATCAGATGTAGTCCGTTCCGGGCTCCAGACCGACGAGAACGCGCCCATGTGCCTCCAGCGAGCTGACCGGTGTCAGCAGCCCGTGCAGGGAGAGGGCCGTGATGTCGCGGTAGACGCGCTGGAAGGGAACGCTGCGCAGAATGGTCGACGCGGAGCTGATGTTGTACAGGGTCTCCACGGCCTCCTTCGTGGTCTGCACCACATAGCCGACCTGACCGCGGATCTCGGCCTTCTCCTCGACCGTCAGCTTCACCCCGGCGTCCTCACGCTCCTGGATGGTCCGCAGCCACCGCTGCTCCAGCGCCTCACACGCGGCGATCTTGTTGGCTGCGACGGCCACCTGCACCTGGGTGTACGGGTGCTCCCGCTGCTCGGCCCAGTTGGTGTAGGTGATGCCCTTGCCGGGGAGGCGGCCCAGGAAGAGTTCCAGGGCGCTCTTGGCCAGGCCGATGTAGACGGGGGCGCAGGTCGCGAGGATGTAGCTGGTCAGGTTGTAGTTACGGCCGTTGATGTCGGCGTTCCACCGGCCGCGGGTGGACGCGTCGTACACCGATACGTCCACGACGCGGTGCTCGGGCACGAAGGCATCGGTGACCGTGGAGGTCGCGCTGCCGGTGCCGGCGACACCGAAGACGTCCCAGTCGTCACCCACCCGCACGTCGTCGATCGGCACCAGCGCGAAGAGCTCCTCATGGGTGCCGTCGGGCCGTTCGACCATCGCCGCGCAGATGTTCCAGTCCGCGCCGCGCACCCCGGTGTTGAATCGCCATGTCCCGTTCAGGATGTAGCCGCCCTCGGTGGGGACGAGGGTTCCGGACGGGGTGAATCCGCCGGAGATCCGCACGGAGCCGTTCGCGAACACCTCCTCCTGGGCCCGGTCCTGATAGAGGCTCGCGATCCAGGCGCTGGACAGCCACACCATGGACACCCAGCTGGTCGACCCACAGCTGCGGGCGATCTCCGACAGGAGCGCGGCCTGTTCGGCCACGGGGAGGTCCAGGCCACCGAACCGCTCCGGAACCGCGACGCGGAACAGCCCCGTCTTCGCCAGCAGTTCGATGTTCTCCTCCGGGATCCAGCGCGCCCTTTCCGCCTCGGCCGCGTTGCTCTGCAGGGCCGGGGCGATGCCTTCGAGCGCTTCGAGCACTTCGAGGTAGGCGTTCGTGGAGTCGGCCACGTGATTCTCCTTTTGATCCGATAGCGAATTTTCGCGGCTCTTTACGAGGGCTTTATCATGCCCAGAGCCTGCTGAAAGGGGAGGGTAAGGGGATATCGGGCGGTGCCGGCCTCGGGAAGGCCATGGTCCGGTAACCAGGTTCCGCCGCCCCGGCCGTTACCCGTCGGTGAATGGCCTGGCGCGAGACATGTCCGAGGGCTCTTACCGTTCGCCGCAGCGGCAGCGGTGGTCCTCCCGCCACGCGGCGATGCGCTCGGGCGAATCGGCCTCTCCGGAGGCCATCAGCATCACCGCGGACATCGCCCTGAGCGGTGCGCAGGACGGGCAGGCGAAGATGGACTCGTCGAGAAAGGCCAACTGGGCGGGCGACA
This genomic interval from Streptomyces asiaticus contains the following:
- a CDS encoding NAD(P)-dependent oxidoreductase, translated to MSKQPVTVIGLGPMGQAMVSTFLEQGHAVTVWNRTPAKAEALVAKGAVLASTVSEALAANELIVLSLTDYDAVYAVLEQAPDALSGKVIANLSSDTPERAREAAKWAERHGAVHITGGVQVPPPMIGKPESSTYYSGPKDAFDKYESTLKVLTGADFRGEDPGLAAMYYQAQMTIFWTTMLSFYQMVALGQANGVSAKELLPYATMMTQMMPHFLELYAGHVDSGEYPGDVDRLAMGAASVDHILHTHKDAGISTALPAVVAEIFHKGMDAGFADNSFSSLIEVLKKPSA
- a CDS encoding flavin monoamine oxidase family protein is translated as MSHHSHTPAEPTRRPLSRRGLIKAVGATAVGASISTMASGRASAAGATAADAIVIGAGYAGGTVARELAARGLKPVVLEARDRVGGRIFTATFGGEQVELGGAWLGPQQELVHAELKRYGIGTYLDTVAEQVVLPGPSGLRTVSPEQAATVVEPLWNSFYEGSEKYFERPHDPLYRKDLLASVDPLSLQDRLGKLSLAPEELATLSGETSVYSGGKSTLGSLTGMAQWIQLSGGSYGTYTTTMTLRPVGGMGALLTAMLNESKADVRLSTPVTKITEAKGVVTVETSNGQTFTSPVVVVATPTNTWRSITFSPGLPTAHAQAASQGIGVPLATKVWIQLRGQVPAVQGQAAEGSALPMLIPQQQTSKGRIMVGFAGPSLDVSNRTKVLEAVRAYIPGAELLDYRVMEWGKTPYINGGWGLRKPNQLLTLFPAIEQPHGRILFAGADIARGWHGAFIEGAIESGLRAAEQAAGLI
- a CDS encoding acyl-CoA dehydrogenase family protein, coding for MADSTNAYLEVLEALEGIAPALQSNAAEAERARWIPEENIELLAKTGLFRVAVPERFGGLDLPVAEQAALLSEIARSCGSTSWVSMVWLSSAWIASLYQDRAQEEVFANGSVRISGGFTPSGTLVPTEGGYILNGTWRFNTGVRGADWNICAAMVERPDGTHEELFALVPIDDVRVGDDWDVFGVAGTGSATSTVTDAFVPEHRVVDVSVYDASTRGRWNADINGRNYNLTSYILATCAPVYIGLAKSALELFLGRLPGKGITYTNWAEQREHPYTQVQVAVAANKIAACEALEQRWLRTIQEREDAGVKLTVEEKAEIRGQVGYVVQTTKEAVETLYNISSASTILRSVPFQRVYRDITALSLHGLLTPVSSLEAHGRVLVGLEPGTDYI